GGCCCTCGAAGGCATTTCGGATCTTCGCGACGAGTCCGATCGTGACGGCATGCGCATCGTCATCGAACTCAAGCGCGGCGAAATGGCCGACGTGGTCCTGAACAATCTCTACAAGCATACCGCGCTGCAGTCGACGTTCGGGATCATCACGCTCGCGATCGTGGGCGGCCGCCCGCGCGTGCTGCCCCTGGTCGAAATGCTCGACCTGTTCATCGACTTCAGGCGCGAGGTCGTGCGGCGGCGGATTGAGTTCGAGCTTCGGAAGGCCGAAGGACGCGCGCACATCCTCGAAGGCCTCAAGATTGCGCTCGATCACCTCGACGCGGTGATTACGCTCATCCGCAACTCGCGCGCACCGGCCGAGGCGCGCGCGGGGCTGATGTCGACGTTCGGGCTGAGTCAGATCCAGGCGCAGGCCATTCTCGACATGCAACTCCAGCGCCTGACCGGCCTGGAGCGCCAGAAGATCGAGGACGAACTGGTCGCCGTGCTGATGACCATTGAGCGGCTGCGCGCGATTCTCGCCAGCGAGACGCTGCTGATGAACATCATCGTCGGCGAGCTGCGCGCGATCCAGGCGAAGTTCGGCGATGCCCGGCGCACCCAGATCAGCGACGAGACGGGGGAGTTCCGGGTCGAAGACCTGATTGCCGAAGAAGACATGGCCATCACGGTCACCAACACCGGCTACATCAAGCGGACCGCCATCACCAGCTACCGGAATCAGCGGCGGGGCGGCAAGGGCCGCATCGGAATGCGGTTCCGCGAAGAGGACTTCGTCGACCACCTCTTCATCGCCTCGACGCATGCCTACATCATGATTTTTTCGGACCGGGGCCGGGCGTACTGGCTGCGGGTCTACGAGATTCCCGATGTCGGGCCGGACGGCAAGGGCAAGGCGCTGCCGAACCTGGTCTCGATGGCCGAGGGGGAGCGGATTGCCGCGCTGCTGGCCGTCAGGACCTGGGACGAGGACAAGTTTGTCTTCATGGGCACCCGCAGGGGCAGCGTCAAGAAAACCCCGCTGTCGGCGTTCTCGAACCCGCGGGCCGGCGGCATCATTGCCATGGGGGTCGAAGCCGAAGATGCCGTGATTGCGGTGCAAATGACCGACGGAACCGGTGAAATCTTCATCGGGACGCGCGCCGGGATGGCCATCCGGTTCCCCGAAACCGACGTCCGGCCGATGGGCCGGACCGCCTACGGGGTGCGCGGAATCAGCCTCCGGGAGGGCGATGACGCCGTCGCGATCAAGGTGGTTCTGGCAGACGGCGCCGGCACGGTGATGACCGTGTGCGAGAACGGATATGGCAAACGGACGGCCCTCGACGAATACCGCGTGCAATCGAGGGGCGGAGTGGGTATCATCTCGATCCAAACCACCGACCGGAATGGCCGGGTGGTCGGGATTGCGTACGTCCGGGGCGAAGACGAGCTGATGCTCATCACGCAGCAAGGCAAAGTGTTGCGGATGCCCACCAGTGGTATTCGCGCGATTGGCCGGGCGACGCAAGGCGTCAGGCTGATCGAAATCGAGTCTGAAGACCGGGTCGTGTCTGTAGCGCGACTGGCGGAACAGGAAGACGACAACCCACTAGCGGAGTAGAGGAGGCAAGTATGTCTCGGCCCAACACGTTCCGGGTCCTCAATTTCCCCGTCCTGATGTTCATTGTCGTAATGATGACGGCGTGCAGCGGAAGCGTTGACGAGCAGACGCTCTTCAACAAGTACTTCATGTCGTCCAGAATCGCCGACAACCTCACGCTTTCCAACATCGCAACCGTCGCGTTCAGCCCGACCGTCGATGGCCAGATGCTGTCGTTCAGCATCACGTTGGTGGGGCCGCCCCAGACCGCGCCGCTGACGCTGAGAGAGGGCGCCGAGGAGATTCGCAAGGCCGTGGCGGCGGAGGCCGAGTTTACCAAGGGCAAGAACGCGTTCCAGGACTCCAATACCACCGCGATCGAGCGGGTGCTCAAGGCCGAGGCCAAGAACCAGAAACTGGGCGGCAAGGACCTTGAGGTTCAGAAAGCCTGGACGAAGTGGCGCGACGACGCGAAGGCGATGTCGCAGAAGGTGTCGGCCGTTCGAAAGCAGGGGAACGAGAATCGGCCGTTCGTCGAGATCAGCCTCACCGATTCGCGGAACCCCGTTGACGTAACGGCGTACGACGGCGAGATCACGACCAAGGAAGTCACCATTGAGGGCCGCGTCAAGGTCCCGACAGGCGAGACCGTGACGAAGACCTACGTCTTCACGATGCAGCGCGCGACGCTGAAGAACGTCAACGGGAAAGACAAGGTCGGCCAGTGGGTGATCACCGGGCGGAAGGAAGCGGGGAAGTAGGCGGAAGAAGTAGACGGTAGATTGGACAATCCCGCCATCGGCGGCTTGGACAATCCTGCTATTGGTAACTAGGACAATCCCGTAGGGGCACGGCATGCCGTGCCCCTACAGCTTTCTAAGCGCGTTCCAGCTTCGCGAAGCTCGCCAGCAGGCGCTTTGATCCCACCGTCGCGAAGCGAACCGTGACTTTTACATCATCGACGTGGTCTTCGACGCCGGTCACGGTGCCCACGCCAAACTGCGGATGCCTGACGCGTTGTCCCAGGCGGAATCCCGACGCCGATCGCGACTGATCCTCGTCCTCGGGCGCGTAGGTTGGTTCGGGCTCGCGTTGGCGGCGGCCGCCGTACCCGCCACCGCGATCTCCGCCGTCGCGATCGCTGGAACGGAATCCGCCGCGGCTTCCAAACCCGCCGCGGCTTCCAAACCCGCTGCCGCGGGCGCCTGCGCTGTAGCCCGCATAGCCCACAAAGTCGTAGCGCTGCACCAGCTCCGCCGGCACTTCGTCGATGAAGCGGGAAGGTTCGGTCGCCCGGTACTCGCCGAACACGCGGCGCCTGCTGGCGCTGGTGAGGAACAGGCGCCGCTCGGCGCGCGTCATGGCGACGTAGCACAGCCGGCGCTCCTCCTCGAGGTCGTCGTCGCTGCCTGAGACGCGCGAGTGCGGGAACAACCCCTCCTCGAGGCCGGTGATGATGACGGTCGCGAACTCGAGCCCCTTCGCGGCGTGCATCGTCATAAGGAGAATGCGCGCGTTTTCGGCGCCCTGGCTTTCGTCGGCCTCCGACAGCAGCGAGAGGCGATCCACGAAGCCCGAGAGCGACGGCTCGGCTTCGCGCGCCTCGTATTCGCGCGCGGCCGACACCAGTTCGGCGAGATTCTCGATCCGTCCCTGCGCTTCCTCGCTCCGTTCATCCTTCAGATCCTGCAGATATCCCGACTGGTCGAGCACTTTGGCAATCGTGACGGACACCGTCTCTCGGCTGGCCATGTCGGTGAGCGAGACGATCAGGTCTCGAAACGCGGAAAGCGACCCAGCCGCCCGGTTTGAAAAGCGCCGTTGGTCGAGTCCGCCGACAAGGGCCGTCCAGAGGCTGGGGTGTTCATCGCGCGCGCTGTCTCTGGCGACGGCCTCAAGGCTGTCCATCACGCCCTTGCCGACGCCTCGCGCGGGCACGTTGATGACACGTCTGAGGCTGACCGCGTCGTGCGGATTCAGCAGGAGTTTCAGGTAGGCGAGCGCGTCCTTCACCTCTTTGCGTTCGTAGAACCGGACGCTGCCGATGATCCGGTAGGCGAGGTTCTCGCGGCGCAGAGCGTCTTCCACGACGCGCGATTGCGCATTGGTGCGGTACAGCACCGCCACCATCGTATCGATGTTCTCGCTGCGGGTGTCTCGCGCCGTCTTCGCGACGAAATCCGCCTCCTCGACTTCGTCACCGCAGCGGGCGTAGACCACGAGGTCCCCGCCCTTCAGATCGGTCCAGAGACTCTTCTCCTTGCGATGGCGGTTGTTCGAGATGACGGCTGACGCCGCGTCGAGAATCACCTGGGTGGACCGGTAGTTGCGTTCGAGGCGAACGACTTTCGCCTCCGGGAAATCGTGCTCGAAATCGAGGAGGTTGCGGATATCGGCGCCGCGCCACGCGTAGATCGACTGATCGGGATCGCCCACCACCGTCAGATTGCGGTGGATCTCCGCAAAGCGCCGCATCAACAGGTACTGAGGCCGGTTGGTGTCCTGGTATTCGTCGACCATCACGAAACGGAAGCGTTGGGCGTAATGCTGCCGCACCGCCTCGGCCTTCTCGAACAGCTCCACTGTGCGCACGAGCAGATCGTCGAAATCCAGGGCCCCGCTGGCGTCGAGGTCCTTCGTGTACTCGAGGTAGACCCGCGCGAGCTGCTCTTCGCGATAGCCCGATCCTGCGGCCGCCATGGCGGAGGGGGACTGCATGCCGTTTTTCGCGCGGCTGATCGCCGAGAGCGCAGCGCGGGGCTGGATCACGCCTTCGTCGATCTGAAGCGTCTTCAACACCCGCTTGACGGCGGACATCTGGTCGACGGTGTCGTAGATCACAAAGTCGCGCGAGAGGCCGATGTGTGGGGCCTCGCGCCGAAGGAGGCGGGCGCAGAGCGCGTGAAACGTCGAGACCCAGAGGCCGCGGTAGGCGCTGCCAAGGAGGAGCTCAACGCGCTGCCGCATTTCTTCGGCGGCCTTGTTGGTGAAGGTAACCGCCAGCACCTCGTGGGCCTCGGCCAGGCCGCTGCCGACAAGGTACGCCACGCGGTACGCGATCACGCGCGTCTTGCCCGAACCCGCGCCCGCCAGAATCAGCAGCGGTCCATCCGTATAGAGCACCGCTTCGCGTTGTTCAGGATTGAGAGCATTCAGAAAATCCATCACTCTACAGTCACACTCTTCGCCAGGTTTCTCGGCTGGTCAACATCAGCGCCGCGTCGCACGGCCATGTGGTAGGCGAGCAATTGCAGCGGGAGCACAAACAACACCGGTGACAACAACGTATGCGTCGTCGGCAGCACGATTACCGAGTCGGTTTTCGGGTCAAGCACTTCCGCCAGCCCAGCGTCGCTGTCGTTGGTGATCGCGATAATCGATCCCCCGCGGGCTTTCACTTCCTGGATGTTGCCCAGCATCTTTTCGAAGACGTGATCCCGGGGCGCAAGCGCGACGACGGGGAGGTCTTCGTCAATGAGGGCAATCGGGCCGTGCTTCATCTCGCCGGCAGGGTAGCCTTCGGCGTGAATGTACGAGATCTCCTTCAGCTTCAACGCGCCTTCGAGTGCGATGGGATAGTGGATCCCGCGGCCGAGGTAGAGGAAGTCGTGGCTGTGCTGGAATCGTCTGGCAATCGCCTCAACCGCCGCCGAGGCCTTCAGCGCCTGCTCAATCAGGGTGGGAAGGCGCAGCAGCGCTTCGATGTGCTGGCGCGCCTGGTCGGGCCCGATGGAGCCGCGCGCCTGGGCCAGGTTCAGCGCGAGCAGGTGGAGCGCCACCAGTTGAGCGGTAAAGGCCTTGGTCGACGCGACGCCGATTTCAGGGCCCGCATGCGTGTAGATCGTGCCATCCGATTCCCGGGTGGCCATGCTCCCGCTGACGTTGCAGATTGCGAGGCTGCGCGCGCCCTTCCGTTTCGCCTCGCGCAGCGCGGCCAGCGTATCGGCCGTCTCGCCCGACTGCGTAATCACGACAGCGAGCGTCTGATCGTCGACGATCGGGCTGCGGTAGCGATACTCTGACCCATAGTCCACGTCGACGGGCAGTTGAGCGAGCTCTTCTATCAGGAACTTGCCGACAAGCGCGGCGTGCCACGATGTGCCGCACGCCAGGAGCACGACCTTGCGGACGCTTGCCAACTGCGGGTCCGAGAGGTGGATCTCGCTCAGGAACACGCGGCCCGAGTCGAGCGACACCCGTCCGAGCATCGTGTCGCGCGCGGCTGTCGGCTGCTCGAAAATCTCCTTGAGCATGAAGTGCTTGTAGCCGGCCTTTTCCGCCTGGATGGGATCCCAGAGCACGCGCTGTGTCGGGCGGACGAGCGGCGTGCCGTCGAACGCCGAGAACGTGACCCCCGCGCGCGTGGCGACAGCCATTTCTCCGTCGCCGAGGAAGACGACGTCGCGCGTGTGGTTGAGAATCGCCGGGATGTCCGACGCGATGAAGCACTCGCCTGCACCGACGCCCACCACCAGCGGCGGGCCATTGCGGGCGGCGACCAGCTTGTCCGGATCGTCGGCCGAGAGCAGCACCAGCGCGTACATGCCGCGCAGGTGTTGCAGCGCGCGGCGGACGGCCTCTTCCAGCGTGCCTCCCGGCAACATCTCCCGTTCCACCAGGTGCGCCACGACCTCGGTGTCCGTCTCGGTGACGAAGCGATGCCCCTGCGCCTGCAGTTCGCGCTTGAGTTCGAGGTAGTTCTCGATGATGCCGTTATGGACGACGACCAGGCGCCCGGTGCAATCGCGATGCGGATGGGCGTTTTCCTCGGTCGGGCGGCCGTGCGTGGCCCAGCGCGTGTGGCCGAAGCCATAGTCGCCATCGACCGGTTCGGCGGCAATCACCGCTTCAAGCTTCGCGAGTTTCCCCGCACTGCGCCGGACAAGCACCTGCCCGTCACTGACCAGCGCGACACCAGCGGAGTCGTAGCCGCGATATTCGAGCCGCCGCAGTCCTTCTATCAGCACTGGAAGGACCGGTTTGGGACCAAGGTAGCCGACAATGCCGCACATGGGTGGTGGCCTCTCTAGTGCTTTTTGTTCTTCTTCTTCGCAACCCAACCGTCAATGTTCACCTGCTTCGCCCTGGCCACGCCAAGCGCGCCCGGCGGGACATCGTGCGTAATCGATGAACCGGCCGCCACGTAGGCACCAGCGCCGACCGTCACCGGTGCGATCAGCTGGGTGTCGCTGCCGATGAACGCCCCGTCTTCGATAATCGTCCGATGCTTATGCACGCCGTCGTAATTGCAGGTGATTGTGCCCGCGCCAATGTTCGCGCCCGCGCCGATGGTCGCGTCACCCAGATACGAAAGATGATTCGCCTTTGATCCGTCCCCGAGCACGGTCTTCTTCAGCTCGACGAAGTTGCCCACATGGGCGTCGCGTTTGACGTGAGACGCGGGGCGGATGTGGGCAAACGGGCCGACGCGCGCCCCAGCATCGACGCGGGACTCGACGATGACGCAGGTGTCGTAGACGACGACACCGTCGCCGAGGGTCGAGTCGGTGATACGGACCCATGAACGGACGCGGCAGTTGGCGCCGATCGTGGTCGTGCCCTCGAGCGTCACGCCAGGGTGCAGCACCGTTCCCGCGCCAACCGTCACGCCGTCGTCAACATAGGTTGTGGCCGGGTCGAGCAACGTCACGCCGGCGGCGAGCAGGGCGTCGTGCTTGGCGGTCTTCAGCATGGTGTGGTCCTACACAGAAAAAGAAAAAGGGGCCAGGCCCGTCTTATCAAGCCTGACCCCGACAATGACCTGTTCCCGCTACCGAGGCAAGCCCGGCGGCCGCCGGGCGGGCCGCCGCTCCCTGTCCTTACGGGGAAACACCGGCGGCAGCGGAGCCGACAGCAGCGCGACAATCGCGTCGGTGTGCCGCAGGGCCTCGAGATCGGCTTCTTTGGCGATCAGGTTCCGGGTCTCAGGATTCAGCGCCACCGCCCGTTCCAGATGTGGAATGGCGGCCTCGGCGTTGCCTCGAATTGCCAGCGCGACGCCCAGCATGTACTCAGCCCGGTCGTTGGCCGGGTCCTGTGTCAGAGCTGACGTGAGCAGCGTCACGGCGCGTTCGATGTCGCCGGTGTTGATGGCGAGCGTCGCGGCGTACACGCGCTCCTCCGGCGTGCTGGGTGTGGCATCGGGCGGCGCGAGATGCCGCTGGCAGACGCGCAAATAGAGCTGAGCGCGTTCGAGGAGTTCCTTTTCCTCGGGGTACGTCACAATCACCGTCTTCAGCAGTTGTGCCGCATCGCGGTACCGTTTTGCCTGCAGCGCCTGCATGGCGCGCTCGTACGTGAGGACGGCCTCCGCGTAGGTGCTCCGCGCGGGCGGCTTGGGAGACGTGACCGCTTTGGCTGGCACGGCGTGCCTGTGCGCCGGCTTGGAGGCGACAGGCTTCTGTTTGTGCCGGGAGGAGTTGTGCACAGCCAGTCTGGTTGTCGGTTCTGCCCGGGCCTTGACGTGCGGGGCGGGCCTGGGCCTTGCGGTCGGCTTCTTCCTGGTGGTCTTCACCGCCGGTTTCGCTTCCTTGGCTGGTTTGGCCGCCGCCTTCTTTCTTGCCGTGGCGGGACGACCAGTGG
This portion of the Acidobacteriota bacterium genome encodes:
- a CDS encoding UvrD-helicase domain-containing protein, encoding MDFLNALNPEQREAVLYTDGPLLILAGAGSGKTRVIAYRVAYLVGSGLAEAHEVLAVTFTNKAAEEMRQRVELLLGSAYRGLWVSTFHALCARLLRREAPHIGLSRDFVIYDTVDQMSAVKRVLKTLQIDEGVIQPRAALSAISRAKNGMQSPSAMAAAGSGYREEQLARVYLEYTKDLDASGALDFDDLLVRTVELFEKAEAVRQHYAQRFRFVMVDEYQDTNRPQYLLMRRFAEIHRNLTVVGDPDQSIYAWRGADIRNLLDFEHDFPEAKVVRLERNYRSTQVILDAASAVISNNRHRKEKSLWTDLKGGDLVVYARCGDEVEEADFVAKTARDTRSENIDTMVAVLYRTNAQSRVVEDALRRENLAYRIIGSVRFYERKEVKDALAYLKLLLNPHDAVSLRRVINVPARGVGKGVMDSLEAVARDSARDEHPSLWTALVGGLDQRRFSNRAAGSLSAFRDLIVSLTDMASRETVSVTIAKVLDQSGYLQDLKDERSEEAQGRIENLAELVSAAREYEAREAEPSLSGFVDRLSLLSEADESQGAENARILLMTMHAAKGLEFATVIITGLEEGLFPHSRVSGSDDDLEEERRLCYVAMTRAERRLFLTSASRRRVFGEYRATEPSRFIDEVPAELVQRYDFVGYAGYSAGARGSGFGSRGGFGSRGGFRSSDRDGGDRGGGYGGRRQREPEPTYAPEDEDQSRSASGFRLGQRVRHPQFGVGTVTGVEDHVDDVKVTVRFATVGSKRLLASFAKLERA
- a CDS encoding DapH/DapD/GlmU-related protein, whose product is MLKTAKHDALLAAGVTLLDPATTYVDDGVTVGAGTVLHPGVTLEGTTTIGANCRVRSWVRITDSTLGDGVVVYDTCVIVESRVDAGARVGPFAHIRPASHVKRDAHVGNFVELKKTVLGDGSKANHLSYLGDATIGAGANIGAGTITCNYDGVHKHRTIIEDGAFIGSDTQLIAPVTVGAGAYVAAGSSITHDVPPGALGVARAKQVNIDGWVAKKKNKKH
- the glmS gene encoding glutamine--fructose-6-phosphate transaminase (isomerizing), whose amino-acid sequence is MCGIVGYLGPKPVLPVLIEGLRRLEYRGYDSAGVALVSDGQVLVRRSAGKLAKLEAVIAAEPVDGDYGFGHTRWATHGRPTEENAHPHRDCTGRLVVVHNGIIENYLELKRELQAQGHRFVTETDTEVVAHLVEREMLPGGTLEEAVRRALQHLRGMYALVLLSADDPDKLVAARNGPPLVVGVGAGECFIASDIPAILNHTRDVVFLGDGEMAVATRAGVTFSAFDGTPLVRPTQRVLWDPIQAEKAGYKHFMLKEIFEQPTAARDTMLGRVSLDSGRVFLSEIHLSDPQLASVRKVVLLACGTSWHAALVGKFLIEELAQLPVDVDYGSEYRYRSPIVDDQTLAVVITQSGETADTLAALREAKRKGARSLAICNVSGSMATRESDGTIYTHAGPEIGVASTKAFTAQLVALHLLALNLAQARGSIGPDQARQHIEALLRLPTLIEQALKASAAVEAIARRFQHSHDFLYLGRGIHYPIALEGALKLKEISYIHAEGYPAGEMKHGPIALIDEDLPVVALAPRDHVFEKMLGNIQEVKARGGSIIAITNDSDAGLAEVLDPKTDSVIVLPTTHTLLSPVLFVLPLQLLAYHMAVRRGADVDQPRNLAKSVTVE
- the gyrA gene encoding DNA gyrase subunit A; amino-acid sequence: MDSAARIPVAIEDEMKRSYLDYAMSVIIGRALPDVRDGLKPSHRRALYGMRLMGLGANRTYRKCAKIVGEVMGNFHPHGDAAIYDTIVRMAQGFNMRYPLVDGQGNFGSVDGDPPAAMRYTEARLKALADEMMVDLDKETVDFVPNYDETTTEPTVLPSPIPNLLINGSSGIAVGMATNIPPHNLREIVDGVVWLIEHREATTAEKHAGLRRIVLGPDFPTGGQIVGRAGIELAFRTGRGSITIRAKTEIEVSKKGDRQSIVVSEIPYQVNKARLIEKIADLVRDKALEGISDLRDESDRDGMRIVIELKRGEMADVVLNNLYKHTALQSTFGIITLAIVGGRPRVLPLVEMLDLFIDFRREVVRRRIEFELRKAEGRAHILEGLKIALDHLDAVITLIRNSRAPAEARAGLMSTFGLSQIQAQAILDMQLQRLTGLERQKIEDELVAVLMTIERLRAILASETLLMNIIVGELRAIQAKFGDARRTQISDETGEFRVEDLIAEEDMAITVTNTGYIKRTAITSYRNQRRGGKGRIGMRFREEDFVDHLFIASTHAYIMIFSDRGRAYWLRVYEIPDVGPDGKGKALPNLVSMAEGERIAALLAVRTWDEDKFVFMGTRRGSVKKTPLSAFSNPRAGGIIAMGVEAEDAVIAVQMTDGTGEIFIGTRAGMAIRFPETDVRPMGRTAYGVRGISLREGDDAVAIKVVLADGAGTVMTVCENGYGKRTALDEYRVQSRGGVGIISIQTTDRNGRVVGIAYVRGEDELMLITQQGKVLRMPTSGIRAIGRATQGVRLIEIESEDRVVSVARLAEQEDDNPLAE
- a CDS encoding tetratricopeptide repeat protein, whose amino-acid sequence is MAKLRRTTGRPATARKKAAAKPAKEAKPAVKTTRKKPTARPRPAPHVKARAEPTTRLAVHNSSRHKQKPVASKPAHRHAVPAKAVTSPKPPARSTYAEAVLTYERAMQALQAKRYRDAAQLLKTVIVTYPEEKELLERAQLYLRVCQRHLAPPDATPSTPEERVYAATLAINTGDIERAVTLLTSALTQDPANDRAEYMLGVALAIRGNAEAAIPHLERAVALNPETRNLIAKEADLEALRHTDAIVALLSAPLPPVFPRKDRERRPARRPPGLPR